The nucleotide window GCATCCTGACATTGTGGCACCATATGACTATATTTTTATATGGGATGAAGACCTGGGTGTTGAACATTTTAATGCAGAAGAGTGAGTATTTATTGTGATACAATACacagtttaattttgatatccaTGTAAAGTATTACACTATCATCCTCATTAAaagattttaacttttaagttagTTTGTCATCATCTAACTTTCCATTGTGGTAATACAAGATGTGATTAGATGATAGTGTTAGAAACTTCTATAATTGATAGtggatcaaaataaataaaaaaatgtatatttatatacctaaggatttattttttttattttactcatgAAGTTTGATATGCTCTAATTTCAATCACAGATACTTAAAACTGGTGAAGAAGCATGGGTTGGAGATTTCACAGCCTGGTTTGGAACCTAATAAAGGATTGACATGGCAAATGACAAAGAGAAGAGGTGATCGTGAAGTTCACAAGTAAGACAAGAATCTTGTGTTAGTTTTCTTCTGGTACTTGTTTTGTAAAAGAATGTGTACTaactgtttatttattttttatttctattagaGAAACAGAGGAGAAACCAGGATGGTGCAGTGACCCCCATCTGCCTCCTTGTGCAGCGTAAGCATCAGTTGAAGCATTATTTTTGTCTTATCTACCCATACCAAACTGTATCCAATTATGTTATGTATGCAGATTTGTTGAGATTATGGCTCCAGTGTTTTCACGAGATGCATGGCATTGTGTGTGGCATATGATTCAGGTTAAATGTTtactctttattcttttttaaatatccATTGGTTGTTTAATATCTGTTTATGCACTCGTTAGAGTCtaacaattaattatgattGTAACATTCTGGGCATTTCAGAATGATTTGGTCCATGGCTGGGGCCTTGATTTTGCTCTTAGAAAATGTGTTGAGGTGAGTTTGTTGTCTCATTACTTAAATtcatctaatttcaattttttttaattgcaatTGCTATGCTATAGAACATTAAACTAATATCTCTCACTATCATGTAGCCTGCCCATGAGAAAATTGGAGTTGTTGATTCTCAGTGGATTATTCATCAAAGTGTTCCCTCACTAGGGAATCAGGTAATTTGTTTTCCATGATTATTACTGTTAGATTTAAATAGTTTTACTCATATTGCCGATGTAAGATATGTATGTTTTTCTTTGCTTTGGTAGGGAGAATCACAATCTGGGAAAGCGCCATGGCAAGGGGTATGTTAATGTTATGCATGTTTCATACAGTTTTATTCGTCTCtcaaaaattcatatatacaaGTTTTCTATGCTGTACCGAACCATGAATAGGCCTATATGTAACATTTTTCTTGCATAGTTGTTTAACATTATAACTCTTGATTTAATTTGTCAAGAAGCTGTATTACAATGGATGGAGCTGTTATTTTATGCAAATACTTTTACTACTAAATATGCATGCATGTTGATGAACCATGCATGGTGTTGGTGGCAGGTGAGGGAGAGATGTAAAAGGGAGTGGACAATGTTCCAGAGTCGGTTGGCAAATGCAGAAGACGCATATTACAAGGCCGTGGGAGTTGATATGTTTAACTCGACTACTCCTTAGTGGGGACAACGACGGAAGTTTGACTTGTACACAGCCATCACCATAGTTCGATTTTGCatgatgtattattttattttattttgttacttaAGTTTGTGACACTAGTTACTTTCACTTTTGAGAGTCCTAGCTAAGGACAAAACAACAGTTCAATGTGGGATTCCAGTGCTGATAGAGAATTAGATAATATATAGGTAAATAAAACTTACTGTGTAAGTAGTGTATTgattataatattcttttaggaCCTTGCAGGAATATGAATGCAATGCCAGGTATAAACAATTTGAATGTGACAAGGAAGTTGGAACGGCTTCACATCTTCGTTAAACCTCTAACAAATcaagttgaaaaaatatattatcaaattagAAGTAAAACagaatggaaaaaataaaatgaaaagataaaaaaaaaataatagaaaagatgTGTTGTTTAAATGGatagaaataaatgaaaaagtgaaaatttttctttttcttatttagattagtgaaaataaataaattgtataacaattaattcttttctaaacataaaattattattttgccataaaaatcatttattaaaagccaaaataaaaaaaagataaatgtaaaaaattaaaattattatgtataacAAATCATAATAGTTTTTATAttgtcaattaataaaaaaaattatgataaatatgatttttaaggtaaatgtaaaagttaaaaagcttatcatatataataatttataattaaataaaagtgcAAAAATTCCATTGCCAATGcatttaaactaaaattaaaaaaaaatcttttttttttgtactctGATGACAACTTAGAAGATTTCTCAGATACGAGAGTGAACAAAAatcttctttttcgttttttttctcaaataaataattaaaaattgatatttctattccatttttcttcttttcatttttttctctctatgttTTATACTCAAATGAGTCGCCAAGTGCTTTTCCACTATTTCGTGTGGAATTAGAACAGAAAATGGTATTCTACCTTTTCTTGTGATTGTCGTGGCGATGGATTATTCTTTTGGGTGTGGTGTGATTTCCTGGTGTGTGCCTTTTTGAATCATTATTAGTTAATAGTTATTACTCAATTCAAGTAACTTGTTACATTATGGTAGGTGACAGGTCAACGAGGTTCCTTGAATGGTACTTTTCTTTGCTTCAATGATCCTCCAAGTTTGCCAATATTAAGGAGGCGGATTTCTCAATCACGTGTTGGCACACATTTTAGCTGCCTTTGCAGTGTAACCACACCCTGCTTTCCTTGAAAGATTTCTCAAACCAAGAACTTGGAAATAACGTAGATATCGTCACAACAGAACTTCTATAAGAAAAACTATTCACgtcgattatttaaaaaaaaaaaaaaaactattctcCTCATAAGCTAGACATGAAAATAAGAAACAGCAGAGACCCTCAAGTGTGGCTTTCGTGTTTCTGCTGTCTCATATTTTAGTGGATTATCAAAAAATACTGTATACAATAGTATATGTCAGAGAATCCCATTgtgaaaaaagataagaaagtcCTCTCCATCCACAATTGTACTCAAAATCCATATATAAGGGTTGACGTCattaatatatgtatgtatatgaatatattttaaaaaaatatgatggaTGATTAGTTAAGTTTTATTAACAATCTGGTAGTGTTGACATAATTTATTCAATTCGTTAAGTTTTATTCTTATGATTAAATGGATTGGTTGAATTTATACATGAATAAATTAGATGATTAGTAGATAAACAGTAGCAATCGCCATCCAAAGTTGTACGAATACTATGTTACCTTTTGTAAAGTTGAATTTGTTCGTTGAGTTACTGatggtactttttttttaaggtaGTTCCTGATGTCATATCCAATAAAATGTGATACAATCTATCTATATCTTATTTATATGACTGTAATACaacttttttaatacatttttcatATTGGATGAAATTCATATAGAACTCACAAATTTAGTAGTCATTTAGGAAGACTATCGTAAAGTtcacttaataataataaagatcgTGTTGAAAAATTGTGAGTTGCTAGCTCAACAAAGGGAGAGGATCCACCAAGGTTTCAGTATATTTCTTGTATTAGAAAGAAAGTgcaaatagttttttaattgcTGAGCTCTAAGCTGGGGATATCAAGTGGTTTTGCATCTCATTTTGTCAAAGAAACCGCATAAGTTACTTGCGGAGGCTATTTGGGGGGAAAGCACATGCGTTACTTAGTTATGGTTCATCTGTTTCAACAATGGctgctttttttatttggttcctTGTGTTATTTCTTGGGTCACACTTATAAGGCGTGCTTTCTAGGTGTTCATACTTTCCCAATTGTCACTATATATGTTGGAAAAAACTATCTCATGATGATATGTTACTTTTCCACTTGGATTGTGGAAGTGGAACGAACGCCTTCATAGTGGAAGTATAACTAATTTCATTTGTTAATCCCACTAGATAAATATTTGGGGTGATATTTTCGAAAGTATGATCTCTTTCTCTCATAAcatgtatgtgtgtgttttcCTTTTGTTCTTCTGAATGGTAATCTGGTTCCATTTATTAAACCATTTGGCTGTCTTCTTTTCACTTTAAACAGGGCTCTATTCATTTAATTAGCATCTCAGTTTCTTATATGGAGGAAACAATCAGAAAAGCTTGGATACAATGGTGAAAGCTACTCGCAGGTCTAATATTTGGAGATAGATACTTCGTGTTAATGGTTATGCTTGTTCTCAAGAAATTTTGTATATGCTATAATTAAAGTCCATAAATCCCTTAAACTAACATAATTTTGCATTTTGTTGCCTGCAGTCTTACTATTAGGAAACCGAATGAAAGTATGAGGCATATTGTGTTACTTTTTGTTGGAGGATTTTTTGGCTTAATTATAGGATTATCACTTCCACCACTGTCAATAACAAAGGTGCAGAGATTGAACATCTTATTCCTGGTGTACCTTATGCTTGAGaggatatttcatatttattcatATAGTTGATGTTATTTAACTTTATAACGGAACTCTAATGGTGCTTAATAATTTGCAGCTGAATCTACCATACGGCCTGCTTCATCTCTCTTGTATACaggaaaaatatatagataGCAGCATCACATCCCAAGATCAGTTTCCAAGTGATGCAACAAAGGTATGCATCTTTCATCCATGAGAAGGACTTGAAAATTGAAGGGTGTACAGTGATTCAAGAAAGTTAGGGGAAAaagcatattttattcaattatatagTTGGAGTGAAATCCATAAAGTCAAGAAAGGTTTAGCACCTTATAATTGAGCATCGTGTTTCAAAAGTTATTGACTTTAGTTTGGAAGGAATTAGAGATTAGAGATGTTTACTCCCATGTAGAGCTTAAGTATGATCATCAAACACTGTTATTGAAAGCAGAAATGCCTTGTGAACAGAAACAGCGTTGGTTAATAATGGATCAAATCAAATGATTTTCAGAATATATATGGAAGAAAACAAGATATTATTAGAATTTTATGCGGTTATCTGACTAGAgtgaaaaggaaaattaaatataGCAGCGTGAGATCCATAAAGCCTCTTCTTTTCCTCTCCATCCTTTTCTTATTtgttaatcaattataaaatataattgtcaaAGGATTTAACCATGATTTCACATTTTGTAACACTTGAAAATATGACATGTTAAGGTCTGTATATATGATGATAAGACATTTGCTACTTGTTTTTATGATTGTCTGCAGATTTGGGTTCCAACAAATCCAAGAGGTGCAGAAAGATTACCTCCTGGGATAGTAAATGCAGAATCAGACTTATTTTTGCGCAGATTATGGGGTCTTCCCAGTGAGGTGAAGTCTACTACAACAGTATATTTATGTGCTCAATGTAGCCACACCCTTCAAATGTTATAAGAAAAATGCAGCTAAACACAGATTAATGTGCTGTTAAACATTATGCTAAGGTtatttagagagaaaaaggatAATGCATCGACaatgtaaaaagttttacacaATCATCTAATCACAACTCATCATGTATGGtaagtttattgacttttaaattaattatttttaagtaattcaaattatgatttatgatcGAATGACAATGCCAGGGTATAGGCATTAAACTTTTTATTGAAAGTGACAAAAAACATAGCTTGGCACAtgtgatatttttctttctagcattattttctgttttcactttattttgttctttattaacTTGGACTAGGGGTGCCTCTGATATTTTTGTTGTGTGAGGTTCTCCATATACAGAGAGTTTGATAAAACTTCCACTCGCAGGATTTAACCTTTAAGCCAAAGTACCTTGTGACTTTCACTGTTGGGTACGAGCAGAAAAAGAATATCGATGCAGCTGTGAAAAAGGTTCTCTCcctttctcttcctctctttCTCTGCATAGGTTTGTGGACGCGTGTTTAAACTAGATATGCCACTTGAACAGTTTTCAAAGGATTTCACAATCCTTCTGTTTCATTATGATGGCCGAACAACGGAATGGGATGAATTTGAGTGGTCAAAACAGGCCATTCATGTCAGTGTTCACAAACAAACCAAATGGTAAAAATTCTATGCTTAAATTTTCATTGTGGCATATTTTCAGTTAATATTGTTTACCAAACTTAAAATGGTTTGTTATTTCTTTCGCCTCTTAGGTGGTATGCCAAGAGGTTTCTACATCCAGACATTGTGGTACCATATGACTATATTTTCATGTGGGATGAAGACCTGGGGGTTGAGAATTTCAATGCTGAAGAGTGAGTCTTAGATATATGATGTATgtgtattttctttaatttttgcttTGTTAAGGAAGTTTCACTTCCCCACTAATTCCAATTGCAGATACCTAAAACTGGTGAGAAAGCATGGCTTGGAGATATCACAACCTGCCTTGGAACCTAGTAAAAGTACCAAAGCGGTGTGTTGGAATATGACAAGGAGAAGAGAGCATAGTGAAGTTCACAAGTAAGAGAACCACTTTTCTTGTGCTGTGTTTTAATGTAAGTGTGTTGACTGTGTATTTCTTTGATTTCTACTAGAGAAGCAGTGGAACCAGGAAAGTGTAAGTACCCTCTTCTGCCTCCTTGTGCAGCGTAAGTAActgttaaagaattttttttttttttggcagggGTACAATATTTTCCCATCTTTAATGAGCTGATTCCACCATTCTGTAACATGCAGGTTTGTTGAGATAATGGCTCCAGTGTTTTCACGAAATGCATGGCGCTGTGTGTGGCATATGATTCAGGTTCAATGGTTActctttatttgatttttttctaatatctcTATTAGTTATTGAGAACAATTCTTGCATTAGAACTTCATACCCCATAAAAATATCAGCGTgacattgaaataattttagattGTTATTTTAACGTGTTTTGAGATTTTGATTTGGTTATATCTAGTAACCAATTGCTCATACTTAATTGTTGATGATTTCCAGTAAGTTAAGATTGTAACACACTGCTCATTGCAGAATGAATTTGTCCATGGATGGGGTCTTGATTTTGCCTTTAGAAAATGTGTTGAGGTAAGCCTATTACCTGGTATTACTTCCTATGGAACTGATATGCTATATGGAATATTAAACTGATACTTCCTATGTTATAGCCTGCCCATGAGAAGATTGGAGTTGTTGATGCTCAGTGGATTGTGCACCAAGGTATTCCCTCACTAGGGAATCaggtaattatttttctatgatCATTGTTCctattatgtttaatttaattctaattatttCACTCAAATGCAACTGTATATATAatacttatttgtttttgttatccTCTGTGCTTGGTAGGGAGAAGCACAAACAACTGGAAAACCGGCATGGCGAGCGGTAAATTATGCATCTTTCATATAATGAAGAGCGTTAGAACATCTTTTTAatgcaattttaattattgattggttaaaatttattaaaatctacaaaatcaagaaattcattaaGCGAAATATGGGGcaacctaaaaaaattatactttatttttaataaatttgagtCATAAAGAATGTGTTACTAATATTTCTTTTCATATAATTAGTAGCTGTTTAGGATCCTCTTTCTTTGACCACATAactttttgcttctttttctcACATTAGAACTGTTACCTAAATTGATCAAGAAGCAGTGtaataatgttttgtttttcttaatgcGCTTTGATTCTTAAATGTGGTATTGGTGGCAGGTGAAGGAGAGGTGTGGCATGGAGTGGAGGATGTTCCAGGGTAGGTTGACTAACGCCGAAAAGGGATATTACAAATCCAAGGGAattgatttttctaatttgCTCGTTCATAATTAGGGGACAGCACCAAATTCTTACACATACATCGCCAGCGTTGTTTATGTTTTCGAGATGATTATTTTGACATATGATTGCTTTATTAATCTTGTAAGATAAAGTTTGgataaattattcaataaacagaagaagaaaaaaacaattaagataAACGAaggatttatttgaaaaaacaaaagattttttttacacaattaacTAATCGTAAATTGCTAACttatctattaaaaaatattttttatttcttttggaaATATCCATTACAAAATCTTGTGCGTAGGTTATATGaacttttctattcttttcatGTGGCTACATTTAAGCCATCAACACATGATGTTTAGGTCCGGGGAAGTTTCTAGATTCATTTCCCAACTCCCCATGGTTGCCGTGGGCAGTGAAAACTgatccatttatttatttatcattatttataatatataaaaatttaacttgTTCATATCACGCTATCACatcgataaaattaataatttaaaagaagGAGAACATTCTGTAATATACAAGAATTAAACTTATTACGCTCCCACATGAACAATTATGAGTGAGAGGAAGGAGAGAATTCTCGGTTTTGTATtactatattaatttaaaataaaaaaacgccGATCAATAGCagttgaaatattttaataaaattaataatttctcacattaa belongs to Glycine soja cultivar W05 chromosome 5, ASM419377v2, whole genome shotgun sequence and includes:
- the LOC114413077 gene encoding uncharacterized protein LOC114413077 isoform X1; this translates as MVKATRSLTIRKPNESMRHIVLLFVGGFFGLIIGLSLPPLSITKLNLPYGLLHLSCIQEKYIDSSITSQDQFPSDATKIWVPTNPRGAERLPPGIVNAESDLFLRRLWGLPSEDLTFKPKYLVTFTVGYEQKKNIDAAVKKFSKDFTILLFHYDGRTTEWDEFEWSKQAIHVSVHKQTKWWYAKRFLHPDIVVPYDYIFMWDEDLGVENFNAEEYLKLVRKHGLEISQPALEPSKSTKAVCWNMTRRREHSEVHKEAVEPGKCKYPLLPPCAAFVEIMAPVFSRNAWRCVWHMIQNEFVHGWGLDFAFRKCVEPAHEKIGVVDAQWIVHQGIPSLGNQGEAQTTGKPAWRAVKERCGMEWRMFQGRLTNAEKGYYKSKGIDFSNLLVHN
- the LOC114413077 gene encoding uncharacterized protein LOC114413077 isoform X2, which gives rise to MRHIVLLFVGGFFGLIIGLSLPPLSITKLNLPYGLLHLSCIQEKYIDSSITSQDQFPSDATKIWVPTNPRGAERLPPGIVNAESDLFLRRLWGLPSEDLTFKPKYLVTFTVGYEQKKNIDAAVKKFSKDFTILLFHYDGRTTEWDEFEWSKQAIHVSVHKQTKWWYAKRFLHPDIVVPYDYIFMWDEDLGVENFNAEEYLKLVRKHGLEISQPALEPSKSTKAVCWNMTRRREHSEVHKEAVEPGKCKYPLLPPCAAFVEIMAPVFSRNAWRCVWHMIQNEFVHGWGLDFAFRKCVEPAHEKIGVVDAQWIVHQGIPSLGNQGEAQTTGKPAWRAVKERCGMEWRMFQGRLTNAEKGYYKSKGIDFSNLLVHN
- the LOC114413076 gene encoding uncharacterized protein LOC114413076; the encoded protein is MGIGSRSSTNRKPSDSMRLIMTTFVGIVFGFFIGVSFPALTTKLNLPSSLLPAIDISYIQEKYAGGNAPSFVKNNNSISSKHQLINDTLKIWVPSNPRGAERLPPEIIEAETDLYLRRLWGQPSEDLTSKPKYLVTFTVGYSQRYNIDANVKKFSENFTIVLFHYDGKTTEWGEFEWSKRAIHVSVRKQTKWWYAKRFLHPDIVAPYDYIFIWDEDLGVEHFNAEEYLKLVKKHGLEISQPGLEPNKGLTWQMTKRRGDREVHKETEEKPGWCSDPHLPPCAAFVEIMAPVFSRDAWHCVWHMIQNDLVHGWGLDFALRKCVEPAHEKIGVVDSQWIIHQSVPSLGNQGESQSGKAPWQGVRERCKREWTMFQSRLANAEDAYYKAVGVDMFNSTTP